In the Longimicrobiaceae bacterium genome, GGGATGCCGTGCGAAGTGAAGCGCGCCACGTCGGTCCACGCCTGCTTGGGGAGGATGCGCAGCCCCTCGCGCCGCGCCCACTCCGCGATGACCGGATGGTCCGAGTGCACCGTCCCCGCCGGCGCCGAGTCGATCACCTCCACGTCGGCATCCTCCCCGACGATGGAGCGCAGCTCGGCCTCCGCGCCCTCCGCCGTGTTGCCGGGGGCGAAGCGGAAGTTGACGTTCAGCATCATCGCGTCGGGCACCACGTTCTTGCTGTTCTCGGTGCGCGCCTGCGTGACCACGATCACCTCGTAGAAGGTGAGCCCGTCCACCACCACCTCCCGCCGCTCCAGCCGGTTGAAGCGCTCCAGCAGCGGGACGGCGCGGTAGATGGCGTTGATGCCCTGCCACGGCCGCGCGCTGTGGGCCCGCACGCCGCGCACGGTCACCGTCGCGTGCAGCACGCCCATGCAGCCGGGCTGCATCGCCTGGTCGGTGGGCTCCAGGATGAAAGCGAAGTCGATCTTCGGCAGGGCGGGGGTGAGCAGCACCGCCTCCAGCCCGTTGCCTTCGGCCGGGCCCTCCTCGCCGTCGTAGAAGATCCACACCGGCCGCGCCGTCCCCAGCTCGCGCCAGCGGTCCAGCAGCGCGAGCATCACCGCCACGCCCGCCTTCATGTCGCTGGCGCCGCAGCCGTACACGCGGCCTTCGTTGATGCCGTACGGCTGCCCCTCCGCGCACCTCACCGTATCGAGGTGGCCGACGAGCGCCACCGTTGGCCGTCCGTCCCCCGCCGCGCCCGACGGGTCGCACACGACGGAGTTGCCGATGCGCACCACGCCGGCCTTGCCCGCCACCGCCTCGCAGCGCGCCTGCACCCAGTCGGCGATCGCCGTCTCGTGCAGCGTCTCGCTGGGTATCTCGCACAGCTCCAGCGTGGTGCGCGCCAGCTCGTCGCGAATCGCCTCCGCATCGGGCGAGCGCGTCTCCACCGCGGCATCCGTCATCGTCCCGCCCCTCCTCTACAGAAGCCAATCGGATGATGCGCATCTCACGGGGCGCATCAACCGGAAATCATCTACCGAACCCGATATCGTCGCCGGACGCACATCATCTGTCTGACGGAAGTGCGTCCGTCGTTCCGCGGCATCGTCACGCCGGCCGACCGTCGGCGCGTCCGAGACACGGTCCGACACGCAGGTCGGACCCTACAGGGGTGAATCGTTTCCGCCGAAGGAAAGCCGCGTCAGACCTGGACGTTGAAGGTGCGCAGGACGTCGTTGAGCGAGGTCTTGCGGTCGGTGCTCTCCTTGCGCTTGCCGATCAGCAGGGCGCAGGGGACGTGGAAGGTGCCCGCCGGGAACTCCTTCGGCACCGTGCCGGGGATGACGACCGAGCCCGCCGGCACGCGGCCCTTGGTGGTCACCGGCTCGCTGCCCGTGACGTCGATGATGGGGGTCGATGCGGTGAGCACCACGTTCGCGCCCAGCACCGCCTCGCGCTCCACGACCACGCCCTCGACCACGATGCAGCGCGAGCCGATGAACGCGCCGTCCTCCACGATCACCGGCGAGGCGCCCGGCGGCTCCAGCACGCCGCCGATTCCCACGCCGCCGGACAGGTGCACCCCCGCGCCGATCTGCGCGCACGAGCCCACGGTGGCCCACGTGTCCACCATCGTGCCCGCGCCCACGTACGCGCCGATGTTCACGTAGCCGGGCATCACCACACAGCCGGGCTCCAGGAACGCGCCGTAGCGCACCACGCCGGGCGGAACCACGCGGATGCCCTGCGCCTCCAGGTCGGTCTTGGGGCGGATCTTGTCGTAGAAGCGCAGGTCGCCGGCCTCCATGGGCTCCAGCGGGCGCAGCGCGAAGTACAGGAGGATGGCCTCCTTGACCCACGCGTTCACCGTCCACGCGCCATCGGCGCCGCGCTCGGCCACGCGCACCTGCCCGCGGTCCAGCAGGTCGATGGTGCGCACCACCGCCTCGCCCGCCTCGCGGTCCTTCAGCCGCTCGCGGTCCGCGAACGCGCCCGACACCAGCCGCTCCAGGTCGCCCAGCTCCATCCGTAGCCTCGCATCTCCGGTTTTCTCGCCTGCGCGCCCGCCTGCCCGCGCGTGGGGCCGGAACGTAGCCCGCGGCCTCCGCTGCCACAAGCGCGCCACCGCCGCAAATGGCACGACCGCGCCGGGTTCGGTAGATTGGAAGCCCGCCCGCCGCGCCTCCGTTTCCGGGAGACGCGGGGCGGACGGCAGAGCACTTCACCCCCGCTTCCAGGGACGTTTCCGCAGATGACCAAGGCCACCCGCCTCCGTGCCGTGCTCGCTGCCACCGCCGTCGCGGGCGTCGTGCTCGTAGGCTTCTCCGCCGCGCGCATGCGCTCCCTGCGGCAGCCCGCGTTCCACGGCACCGCGCAGGAGCAGGTGCTGCCGGCGACGGACTTCTCCCTGGTGGACCACGAGGGCAGGCCGGTCACGCTGGCGAGCTACCGCGGCAAGGCGGTGCTGCTCTTCTTCGGCTACACGCACTGCCCGGACGTCTGCCCGCTCACCCTGGCGCGGCTCAGCGGCGTGCTCGCCGGCATGGGCGACGACGCGGACGGCGTGCGCGTGCTGCTCGTCACGCTGGACCCGGCGCGCGACACGCCGCCCGTGCTGGCCGCGTACGCCAAGCGCTTCGGCCCGCAGGTGGTGGGCCTCACCGGCGACTCCGCGTCGCTCGAGGCCGTGAAGCACGGCTACGGCGCCTACACGATGCCCGCGTCGGAGGGCATGCCCGGCCACGGCGGCACGCACGGGCAGATGGGCCACTCGTCTGCCGTGTACGGCATCGACCGCGAAGGACGGCTGCGCGTGATCATCTCCGACATGGCCACCACCGCCGAGACCCGCGACGACGTGCGGACCCTCGCCGGGCTCTGACGCGAACGCGGAAGTGAACCACGGCGGCGCATCGGGATACCAATACGACTTGCGATCAGCACGGGGCGGTGGGCGCGCGGTGTTACACACTCGCGACGCGGCGTTACGCCCGGCTCGCGCATCGCAGGCTTGTTTGAGCAGCGTCCGTACGTCTCCCCAGGACCCGAGGACTCCATGCCACGGCTGATCCCGACCGACGACCGCTACTACGACCTGCTGGAAGAGCTTGCCGGCCACCTGCCGCCCGCGGCCGCGCTGCTGGCCACGGTGCTGGACGACCCCACGCGCAGCGACGAGCTGGCCGGCCGCGCCCGCCGCGCCGAGGACGCCGCCGACGCCCTCGCGCGCCGCATCGTGGAACGGCTGGACCGCACGTTCGTCACGCCGCTGGACCGCGAAGACATCCACGCGCTCGCCGCGGCCATCGACAACCTGGCCGACCTGCTGGAAGACGCCGTGGAGTCCATCGGCATGTTCCACCTGACGGGCGTGGATGCGCCGACCCGCGAGATGGCCGCCGTGGTCGTCCGCCTCACCCAGCTGCTGGCCGAGGCGACCGCCGCGCTCAAGCAACCCAAGAGCGTGCTGGAGCGCACCGGCGAGGCGCACGGGCTCGTGGAGCAGGCCGACGCGCTGTACGAGAAGGCCGTCGCGGACGCCATGGAGGGCCGGCCCGACCCGCTGGACGTGCTCAAGCGCAAGGGCATCTGCGACAAGCTGCAGGTCGTCACCGGCGTGCTCCAGGACGCCTTCAGCCTCCTCGAAAGCGTCGCCATCAAGCAAGGCTGACGCGCCGCCGCACATCTACCGACGGTCGATCGAATGGCCCGCGGCCGGGTGATTCGCTCCGGGCACGTCGGAGCGGTAGTTGCGATCCGCCGGCAGGAGGTGGATCGGACAACGACGGAAGATGTGAGGCAGACGACGAAAGCGGGGCCGCCACTCTGACGGCCCCGCTTTTCGTTGGATGCACATCTGCCGATGATGTGGCGTCGGATGCACATCAACCAATAACGTCAGATGCACATCTACCGATGACGTTGGATGCACATCTACCGATGACGTCCATGCATCCCCCAAGCGCTTCCGCAGGAGTGCGCCGCTCGCCGCCCAGCCATCTCCGCCGATGTGCAGCATCCGTCGGCGCATCTCCGCAGACATCCGGCCGCCTCCCCTGGCTCGGCTACTCGGCGTCGGGCTCGCGGACGCGGCCGTCGCGAGTGGGAGCGGCGTAGACCACGTGCTCGAACTGCGTGGCGTTCCACGGGTTGTACTTCTCCGGAGGCACGAACGCCTCCTCCAGCACCTCGGCCGACGTGAAGCGTTCCGTCTCTATGTTCTTCCATCCGTTCTGCCCGCCGCTGCTGTATCCGCTCACCTGGAATGCATGGAAGAGCCGCTTGCCCTTGGACGACACATAGAGTATGAGCGGCTGGACCGTGCGCTGCTGCCCATCCTCTTCCGTGAGCCGCACGAGCTTGCCCTCTCGCGCGGCGCGAACGAAGGTGTCCTCAGTGTCCATATTGGTGGCGAGCGTCGTCTTCGGCATGGTGTCAGGCTCCTGCTCGGGGTGCCGTGATCCTACTCGGGGAGGGCGCGGAAGGCTTCTTCCAGCTCGCGGCGGGTGACCTCGTCCAGCTCAAGCGACTCGGCGCGTACGCTGCTCTCGATGCTCTCCGCGCGGCTGGCGCCGGGGATGACCGCGATGGCCGGCGAGACGCCCAGGATCCACGCCAGGACCATCTCCTCGGGCGTGGCGCCGTGGCGGCCGGCGATGTCGCGCAGCTCCGCGCTTTCGCGCAGCAGCTTCACGCGCCGGCCGCCGCCCACGGGGCTGTACGGGAGGAAGGTGATGCGCGCGTCTTCGCAGTGGCGGATCACGCCCGTCTGCTCGGACGAGCGGTCCCACGGGTTGTAGCGGTTCTGCACCGAGGTGACCGGCACCAGCGCCTCGGCCATGCGCACCTGCATGAGCGTGACGTTGGAGAGGCCCACCGCGCGAACCTTGCCCTCGTCGCGCAGCCGCGCCAGCTCCCCCACGCTGTCCGCGAACGGCACCGCCGGGTCCGGCGCGTGCAGCTGGTACAGGTCGATGCGGTCCACGCCCAGGTTCGCCAGGCTGCGCTCGCACGCCGCACGTAGGTGCTCCGGCCGCCCGTCGCTCTCCCACCGGCCCTCGGGCCTCGTGAGCCCGCCCTTGGTGGCGACCACCACGTCGTCGCCCGCGCCGGCCTCGCGCAGGCCGTCGCGGACCAGGCGCTCGTTGTGGCCCAGGTCGCCGTCGTCCAGGCAGTACACGTCGGCCGTGTCCACCAGCGTCACGCCCAGCTCCACCGCGCGCCGCACCACCGCCAGCCCCTGCGCGCGGTCCGGCCGGCCCTGGATGGAGAGCGGCATCCCGCCCAGCCCCACCCGGGTCACGCGCCTGCCCGTGCGCCCCAGCCCCACCTCTCGCATGCGCTCTCCGCGGTAGAAGGAAACGCAACCGCCGATGCAGAAAGGGTTCCAGCGGCCCGCCGCCTGCGTGGTGCCGCCGCGGGGCAGGCCGTGGAGCCGCAACGCACTCTCGAGGGAACGCATGCCGCCGAGCCGCAGGGCGGGGGACCGGGGCTGGATCAAGTGGGTGGGGTGGGCGGCGTGCCTGGCGCTGGCCGGCTCGCTCACCTACACCTTCGTGTCCGCGCTCACCGGCAAGGGGAGCGAGGTGGACCCGCTCTTCTTCGGCATGCAGAGCGTGGCGTCGCTGCTCTTCCTGGTGTACAGCGTGAAGCTGCGCAACCGCATCTTCGTGGCGGCCAACTCGGTCGCGGTGCTGAACGCGCTGGGAACGCTGGTCGTGGCGGCGCTAAAGTGAGCGCCGCTCAGTCGTTTCCGGCACCGCTGCTGCTTGACCGCACGCGTGGCGCGGTGTATCGTGCTCTGTCTTCCAGCCCAGCCCCGCCCTTCCGCAAGGGCAAGCCGCTCCGCCAGCCGGGGCGCCGCCCCGCCCGGATCCATCTCCAAACCGCATCCTGAAGGAGAGAGTCGTATGAGACGAAGTCTCGTCATCGCCGGAACCGCGCTCGCCACCGCGGCTCTGTCGTCCGTCCACGCCCACGCGCAGGGCTCGGCCGTGATGACGCACGGGTCGTGCGCCACCGCGCTCGGCGCGGCGGGCGTGGCGTCGCCGTGCGACGACGGCTCCGCCATCCTGTTCAACCCCGCGGGCCTGGCCAACCAGGGCAGCGTGGTGAGCGGCGGCGTCACCGGGATCACCACCGGCGGCGAGTTCACGTACGACGTCACGGGCACCAAGTTCAAGCGCGAGCAGGGCACCAAGGCGGTGCCGTGGGGCTACGCCTCGGTGCGCGCGGGCAGCCGCCTGGCCTTCGGCGTGGGCGGCTTCGCCCCGTACGGCCTGGGCGTGGACTGGCCGATCGGCTTCGAGGGCCGCTACGTCAGCTACGACACCGAGCTGAAGAACATCTACATCCAGCCCACCGTGGCGCTGCGCCTCACGCCGCGCCTGTCGGTGGGCGGCGGCGTGGACATCGTGCGCGCCTCCATCCGCATCCACCAGCGCGTGGACCTTGCCACCACGCCCACCACCACGGCGGGCGTGACCTTCGGCAACCTGGGCTTCTCGTCGGGCACCGACTTCGCCGACGCGCTGCTCGAGGGCGACGGCAGCGCGGTGACCTTCAACGTGGGCGCGCAGGCCAAGCTGAACGACAAGTGGAACCTGGGCGTGCGCTACCTGCACTCGGCCAAGATCGACTACGACGGCACGGCCGACTTCAGCCAGATCTCCACCGGCATCGTCCTGCCGGGCGGCAACCCGCTCGGCCTGCCCGCGGGCACCCCGCTCGACGCGGTGCTGGCCGGCCAGTTCGCCGCTGGCGGCCGCCTGGTGGACCAGAAGCTGAGCACCTCGCTCACGCTGCCCAGCCAGCTGGTGGTGGGCCTCGCGTGGCACCCGGTGCCCTCGCTCAAGCTGCTGGGCGACTACCAGCGCACCGGCTGGGAGAGCTTCGACAGCGCGCAGATCGAGTTCAAGAACGGCGGCCCCAGCTCGCCGCTCATCCTGGACTACCAGAACACCAACACGTACCGCTTCGGCGCCGACTTCGCCGCCACGCAGGCGCTGAACCTGCGCGCGGGCTTCATCTTCAACACCGCCGCCGAGAAGGCCGCGTCGGTGTCGCCGCTGCTGCCCGAGGGCGAGCGCAACTACCTCACGGCGGGCCTGGGCTACCGCGCCGGGCCGCTGGCGCTGGACCTGGGCTACCAGCACATCCACCAGTCGGACCGCCGCGGCCGCGTGCGCTCGCGCACCTCGACCGCGCAGGGCCCCGAGATCAACACGGGCGTCTACCACGTGAACGCCCACGTCCTGAACGCGACCGTCGCGATCCACTTCGGCGGCCACGGCCGCGCCGAGAACCCCTGACCCGGCGCGCCGCGCCTCACCGAAGGAGCCAAGAACCATGAGCAGACCGAAGTTCCTGCGTCTCGCGCTCCCCATCGCCGGCTTCGCGCTGGCGGCGGGCTGCGCGATGGACGACCAGACGATCCTGACCTCC is a window encoding:
- a CDS encoding outer membrane protein transport protein; protein product: MRRSLVIAGTALATAALSSVHAHAQGSAVMTHGSCATALGAAGVASPCDDGSAILFNPAGLANQGSVVSGGVTGITTGGEFTYDVTGTKFKREQGTKAVPWGYASVRAGSRLAFGVGGFAPYGLGVDWPIGFEGRYVSYDTELKNIYIQPTVALRLTPRLSVGGGVDIVRASIRIHQRVDLATTPTTTAGVTFGNLGFSSGTDFADALLEGDGSAVTFNVGAQAKLNDKWNLGVRYLHSAKIDYDGTADFSQISTGIVLPGGNPLGLPAGTPLDAVLAGQFAAGGRLVDQKLSTSLTLPSQLVVGLAWHPVPSLKLLGDYQRTGWESFDSAQIEFKNGGPSSPLILDYQNTNTYRFGADFAATQALNLRAGFIFNTAAEKAASVSPLLPEGERNYLTAGLGYRAGPLALDLGYQHIHQSDRRGRVRSRTSTAQGPEINTGVYHVNAHVLNATVAIHFGGHGRAENP
- a CDS encoding 2,3,4,5-tetrahydropyridine-2,6-dicarboxylate N-succinyltransferase; this translates as MELGDLERLVSGAFADRERLKDREAGEAVVRTIDLLDRGQVRVAERGADGAWTVNAWVKEAILLYFALRPLEPMEAGDLRFYDKIRPKTDLEAQGIRVVPPGVVRYGAFLEPGCVVMPGYVNIGAYVGAGTMVDTWATVGSCAQIGAGVHLSGGVGIGGVLEPPGASPVIVEDGAFIGSRCIVVEGVVVEREAVLGANVVLTASTPIIDVTGSEPVTTKGRVPAGSVVIPGTVPKEFPAGTFHVPCALLIGKRKESTDRKTSLNDVLRTFNVQV
- a CDS encoding aldo/keto reductase; this translates as MREVGLGRTGRRVTRVGLGGMPLSIQGRPDRAQGLAVVRRAVELGVTLVDTADVYCLDDGDLGHNERLVRDGLREAGAGDDVVVATKGGLTRPEGRWESDGRPEHLRAACERSLANLGVDRIDLYQLHAPDPAVPFADSVGELARLRDEGKVRAVGLSNVTLMQVRMAEALVPVTSVQNRYNPWDRSSEQTGVIRHCEDARITFLPYSPVGGGRRVKLLRESAELRDIAGRHGATPEEMVLAWILGVSPAIAVIPGASRAESIESSVRAESLELDEVTRRELEEAFRALPE
- a CDS encoding DUF47 family protein gives rise to the protein MPRLIPTDDRYYDLLEELAGHLPPAAALLATVLDDPTRSDELAGRARRAEDAADALARRIVERLDRTFVTPLDREDIHALAAAIDNLADLLEDAVESIGMFHLTGVDAPTREMAAVVVRLTQLLAEATAALKQPKSVLERTGEAHGLVEQADALYEKAVADAMEGRPDPLDVLKRKGICDKLQVVTGVLQDAFSLLESVAIKQG
- the dapE gene encoding succinyl-diaminopimelate desuccinylase, which gives rise to MTDAAVETRSPDAEAIRDELARTTLELCEIPSETLHETAIADWVQARCEAVAGKAGVVRIGNSVVCDPSGAAGDGRPTVALVGHLDTVRCAEGQPYGINEGRVYGCGASDMKAGVAVMLALLDRWRELGTARPVWIFYDGEEGPAEGNGLEAVLLTPALPKIDFAFILEPTDQAMQPGCMGVLHATVTVRGVRAHSARPWQGINAIYRAVPLLERFNRLERREVVVDGLTFYEVIVVTQARTENSKNVVPDAMMLNVNFRFAPGNTAEGAEAELRSIVGEDADVEVIDSAPAGTVHSDHPVIAEWARREGLRILPKQAWTDVARFTSHGIPAVNFGPGETSQCHQANEWCSVDSLESCFMALHRFFAA
- a CDS encoding SCO family protein; the encoded protein is MTKATRLRAVLAATAVAGVVLVGFSAARMRSLRQPAFHGTAQEQVLPATDFSLVDHEGRPVTLASYRGKAVLLFFGYTHCPDVCPLTLARLSGVLAGMGDDADGVRVLLVTLDPARDTPPVLAAYAKRFGPQVVGLTGDSASLEAVKHGYGAYTMPASEGMPGHGGTHGQMGHSSAVYGIDREGRLRVIISDMATTAETRDDVRTLAGL